From Carya illinoinensis cultivar Pawnee chromosome 5, C.illinoinensisPawnee_v1, whole genome shotgun sequence, one genomic window encodes:
- the LOC122310175 gene encoding protein FAR1-RELATED SEQUENCE 5-like: protein MKTPFKIEEEVAKVYTRKSFMIFQDELFNSLPNQARKLNVIGEVKTYGVTAYGKETPIYHVTLEGDEVHATYTCHMWGVYGILCRHILCVFGKKAKLNELPQHYDLDRWTINAENRIILHIPCFDDQARQGQDDPTIRKNKSMTQLYDIVKLASQSTEKYKHFIFALENIYKELLVMEEHVEYSQTVPINDDQILRSQVLSNFSQMLQDPPQMPTKGRPKSLRLKNPKETQITKKRYCSI, encoded by the coding sequence ATGAAGACACCTTTTAAAATTGAAGAGGAGGTAGCAAAGGTTTATACAAGAAAGTCTTTCATGATCTTCCAAGATGAGCTGTTCAATAGTCTACCGAACCAagcaagaaaattgaatgtgattGGTGAGGTCAAGACATATGGAGTGACAGCTTATGGTAAAGAAACACCTATTTACCATGTGACATTGGAAGGTGATGAAGTACATGCTACATATACATGCCATATGTGGGGAGTTTATGGGATTCTTTGTAGGCATATCTTGTGTGTTTTTGGCAAGAAGGCAAAGTTAAATGAATTGCCACAACATTATGATCTGGACAGATGGACTATTAATGCTGAGAATCGAATCATTCTCCACATACCATGTTTTGATGACCAAGCGAGGCAAGGACAAGATGATCCTACGATAAGAAAAAACAAGTCAATGACTCAACTTTATGACATTGTCAAACTTGCATCACAATCAACTGAAAAATACAAGCACTTCATATTTGCATTGGAGAATATTTACAAAGAGTTGCTTGTAATGGAAGAGCACGTAGAATATTCACAAACCGTGCCCATCAATGATGATCAAATATTAAGAAGTCAAGTTTTATCGAACTTTTCACAAATGCTGCAAGATCCTCCACAGATGCCCACGAAAGGGCGCCCAAAATCTTTAAGATTGAAGAACCCAAAGGAAACACaaataacaaagaaaagatattgtagtatttga